GGGACTTCCAAAAGTTTCTTTGTAGTTGGCCTTTCCCTGTATTAACATATAATTCTTGTTAACCCATGAATTCGGCAGTATAATATGCTAATTATGGCTATATCTGATTTTCCGGAGTCCTTGTACACATCAATTTCAGATGTAACAACTATAGATGAAGTGGAGCATCTTTGTGCTGCTGCTGATTTTCTTGTGGAGCTTTGTGACGCTACTTCATCTGTGAGATTTCTCTCTCTGTGTACTCTGTGATTacattctatttatcataaataaattgtaTCCGAATTGTTTTGTTGTAGGTTGAGGAGGATAATTTTGCTAACTGGTCACATCAAGCTGTAGACTTCATCCTAGGTATTGAGAGCTTGCATAATTATTCCTGAATTTAAATTTCTGTAAGTTGCATTCACCTTCACTTCTCAATTTCATTATCTGCAATTGCCACTTTCAATTTTGGGTGTTTTCCTTGTAAGCTGTGTTGCTGGTTCATTGATATGTTGAGGAAGTCCAGAGAAGAACCCAAACACTCAGTTGTGAAGTCATCAAATAACGTAtcaaaagtaaaagagagattgTTTGTCTTCTGTGAACCTATGTTTATTAGAGTTTGCACATGGTGGTCTACGTATTGGGATGTCTGCTGCAAGGATGAATGTTATTTACTGCACCAGTGTCATTGTGACAAGTTGAGAGATGTGCCCAAGTAATTTGCCAGCACCCTTAATTTGAAGCTGTAAATCATTTTCACACAGAGAAATTTTTAGAGTGAACTATTCATGGTTTTGAGCAAGGTGGTTAAGTATTTGGTTAAATCTAAATGGCACTGGAATTGCAGCAAGTACTTTCTGGAAGTTTTGAGGTCAATGATTTGATGTTAGTTTGTCCAGGTTTCTTGCCAATAGAAATTTATGAAGATGATTGTCTGTGCAATTTGGCATTCCTGCCAAATGCCTTTTTTGGTCTTCTGGTTAATTTTCTAACAATGGTCTCTCCGAAGCTTCATTGAAGAATCTATTATCAGTGAAAGAGAACATGGAAAGCATTGAAGGTATTGTCAACAGTTTGATATTGCGTTTGGTTAGAAGGATGACCTCTCTTTTGGGAAAAGATGGTGGTAAGTCTTTCTGATTCCAATCCTTCTCCTCTTGATTTAATGACACCTTAAACTGTATGATTGATGAGTGACTTATATGTACTgcaatcgttcactttcctcaGTTACAGTTACAGTCGATCATTGGTGTTTCCATTTTGTTAGTGACTCATAATACTTATTCCTCTGCTGCATCATTTTGTTTTAGGGCGGGATGATGTTGGCAATGATGTGCAGTTCCATGTTCAGCATTTGATTCGGAAACTAGGAACGGCGGTCTACCTAGGACAAAGAGCATTAGTGGCAGTTTCTCAAAAGATTCCTGTCGTGGCAGAAAGTATACTCTTTTCAGATCCTTTTGATGATAAATTTCCTGACATGCATCAGTATATGTTCATCTTGTAAGTAAATCAACCATGACTTCTCCTCTAGTGGATCATATGTCATTATGCAGattcctgaacttttttttaacCATATGGACTTACGTAGCACATATTCACATCAGATGATTGGTGGAATGAGATCTATTGCCTGCATCCTACTTGGCATAATATAGTGGATGATCGTGTCAGGGCATATGGTCTTTCCTGAATTTTGTAGGCTAAACATGATGCTATCCAGAGCTAAGATCATGCTTTTCCTTTAATGGCCTCATAAAGAGAATGCTTTAACTGATGAGTCTTGGATATCGTTGGTTTCATTGAGTTTATAATTCATTTGCTGACTCTTGTGCATGCAGAATCCAACTTCTCGAATTCTTGGTATGTGATTACTTGCTAACATGGTCAAGGGATGAAAATTTTGACCAATGTGAGTGTACTTTATCTGTTGCTTGCATCTTATGCTGCTCTTTAACTTCACTTTAGCTCTGCCAGACTAAAGCCacaattttttattgttctacACAACTAATATCATAAGCATAATAAGCTCTTTGATAGAGTAAGCTTTAAGTGTTATTTTGTGCAGTGTTGTTTGAAGAGTGGTTGACATCAATTATCTATGCCCGGAAAGCGCTGGGAGTCTTGGAAAGCAGCAATAGTCTCTACATGCTTTACATGGATCGGGTGGTCGGAGAATTGGCGAGACAATTGGGTCAGATTTCATCAAACCACAAGCTGAATCCAGATGTTCTAACCAACCTGTTCCTCTGACTGCATCTTGCATCATACTGTTGTCACTCTCAACCCCTGTGCTTGCCTCATGTTATACTCCTTTGTTGTCGACGAGTGGTGTGCAGCTTCCATCGATCAGGGTAAGCGTGAAGCTGTCAGTCACTCGTCTATTGTTAACGTCCGCAGTTAATTAGCCTCAACTTAGCCAATCATGATTTGTGATCACAttgttactctctctctctctctctcttccccccaaCCCTGAAGccttctgcattttctttttgttcgtCCGGATTCAGATTGAAATGTCCTTTGTGAATATAGATCAGCTGTCTTCACGAGGCTCTTGACTTACTCGCAGGTACTGTTGCTGTTACACCAGGTACATGTTTATGTTAGGTAACTCTGGTTGGGAGGAAAATTAAGGGAAGTTAGTGAAAATAGGGGTGAAGAAAATTGGAGTGGAAATTTTTCCgaaatatctaaaatttctgTGAGTGCAAAGAGCAGGGAAAGTTTAACATGGCCACGATCTTCCATTCGCTAATTGAAGGATAATATTGTTGGTGGAAAATAGAATTAGTAGCTTGAGTTtattgccttcttttttttttctttttcttttttttttttctttttcttttggggggggTTTGTTTCcggaaattgattaattatctTGGAGGGTGATCGGTTCCAAGGTGTATCAAAGaaccttttttttctcccttttcggTTCATTTTTTTACAGCAAAATCACAAGAGATTAAGAGCAACAAAATGGCTCAAtataaaagatgaacaataaaaatCCTTAtccgcaaaaaataaatatccacaAGATGAACATGGAGACAcgtataattataaataataaaaagtttagtcacgtaacataaaatataaattgtaaAACTTCACAATATGAGCATGTAATCACGTATAattataaacaataaaaagtttaaacacGTAACATAAAACATAAGTTATAAAACTCCATTCTccattcatccataaaaattttgaagaagaggaaagattgACGAAGAGTTTAGAGGAAGAATAAAGGACAAAAGAGTGCTGAGATTAGAATttatgaggaaaaaaattagtgtTTTAGCTTTTTAGTTTATAAAAATGGTTTCGAAAAGGGTTCCAAAAAAGGACCGTGCAGTTTGGATCCttgatgggtattcactcggAACGTTCAACtggttccaaaaatttgaaacttgTTCTTGGGCTGGTTCCAATGAGAATTAGATCTAGAATCTACTTTTTAGATGGTCTGGTTCAGTTTCCGAGTGAAACCAGtttggttgcacacccctattcaATAAGTAAATGATGagataaaagttgataaataaaaataaagagaaatgtATACTATGCGAGTTTAAAATGaattaagtttatgtatttaaATGGCAATAGACGTGAAAATAagtaatgaaaatgaaattagccGCCCGCCGAAAAGACGTTTCACATTTGTATGCACGTTTTAGAAAGTCGAGGAAATTCCATTGATCAATAAAAGATATATCATGTAAACAGATCGCATCGGATTCGACAAACCGGCGCATTCGGTCGTACCCCGTCTGATAATTTGTCGCTAACTTGCTCTTCGGACGGTGTATAACTTTCATTTACGCTCACATTTACGTCACTTGTTTTACCGTGTCGTTTCGAGGATATGCAAGAGAGTGTTGCCTTAAGAGGTCTGTTCTTTAATTATTTAGATATGTCGCCAGAgaagcattatattttcatgctttatttcctcttttgtatcCGCGGAAAGTTCACGGTAATTTTCGCCAACGCAATGTCACCCCCTCTTATCACATAGAGattcccctcttcttcttcttcacccgtCATTCGTACCAGACCCGAAACGACGGAAATCTCCGCCTTTTGCTACGTAAAAATCGCCTTTCTTCTGATGGCGGGGATCAAGTTGGCGCTCGCCCTTTCGTTCGTAATCCTTCTGTCGCTGTCCCGATCTCCCGAGAGCTCTGCTAGTGCTCGGGAGGGTTGCGAGTCCACagatagaaagggaaagagtgGCATCCATGTGAAAAAGATTGGCGGCAGCGGGGGAGGTGGGGGCGGCGGGGGAGGAGGCGGTGGTAAGGGGGAGGCAGGGGGCGGGGGCGACGGCAGCCGAGGGGGAGGAGGCCGTGGTGGACGA
This genomic stretch from Eucalyptus grandis isolate ANBG69807.140 chromosome 3, ASM1654582v1, whole genome shotgun sequence harbors:
- the LOC104439719 gene encoding protein MULTIPOLAR SPINDLE 1; translated protein: MPEHLLRTRSSPALASRSFGSEHVFWFERTATSTAAAAAAAADDGGDSDDRRKLAVAISLLRSKFLKNRTSPPPPPPPPPPAESDVLRWKRKAKERKQELLRLREDLKEAEEASHSAAFPQVASCKCYFFDDLGKLSPDRLGDGSDHRFSDVLRRRFLRQGFLHIKSWSSPWDASLSFDDLKDSICFSRFAVRFRESKRRRDDLHQRRHLSDVTTIDEVEHLCAAADFLVELCDATSSVEEDNFANWSHQAVDFILASLKNLLSVKENMESIEGIVNSLILRLVRRMTSLLGKDGGRDDVGNDVQFHVQHLIRKLGTAVYLGQRALVAVSQKIPVVAESILFSDPFDDKFPDMHQYMFILIQLLEFLVCDYLLTWSRDENFDQLLFEEWLTSIIYARKALGVLESSNSLYMLYMDRVVGELARQLGQISSNHKLNPDVLTNLFL
- the LOC104439718 gene encoding glycine-rich cell wall structural protein 1.0-like yields the protein MAGIKLALALSFVILLSLSRSPESSASAREGCESTDRKGKSGIHVKKIGGSGGGGGGGGGGGGKGEAGGGGDGSRGGGGRGGRGGSSGGGSRRRGGGADSSGDGYVWPGGGGKPNNRTRSSSAAIGSDPSWNASIVCSCLLLSVLLAFESLV